In Luteolibacter sp. Y139, the following proteins share a genomic window:
- a CDS encoding RNA polymerase sigma factor, producing MIASSLNSAAAGLPLPAVETPDEAAELALIHSAQAGCPQAFRALVERHQQRVYHFCFHYLRDAGDAREACQDTFIRAHGALARFKPKARLSTWLFQIALNLCRDRKRSTAKSRPHLALHEHAPELTCHRPAPDEAAMRDADLAKLDRGLATLPEKFREVLVLSCLEGLDHAECAAILKCSPRAIEGRLYRARQQLSAWWDREP from the coding sequence ATGATAGCATCCTCGCTCAATAGCGCCGCCGCCGGCCTCCCGCTGCCAGCGGTCGAGACGCCAGACGAGGCCGCCGAGCTCGCGCTGATCCACTCGGCGCAGGCCGGATGCCCACAGGCATTCCGCGCGCTCGTCGAGCGTCACCAGCAGCGCGTCTATCACTTCTGCTTCCACTACCTCCGCGACGCCGGCGATGCGCGCGAAGCCTGCCAAGACACCTTCATCCGCGCCCACGGAGCCCTCGCCCGCTTCAAGCCGAAGGCCAGGCTCAGCACCTGGCTCTTCCAGATCGCCCTCAATCTCTGCCGCGATCGCAAGCGCTCCACCGCCAAATCCCGGCCCCACCTCGCCCTCCACGAGCACGCCCCGGAGCTGACCTGTCACCGCCCCGCTCCCGACGAAGCCGCCATGCGCGATGCCGACCTCGCCAAGCTCGACCGCGGCCTCGCCACCCTCCCGGAAAAATTCCGCGAGGTCCTCGTCCTCTCCTGCCTCGAAGGCCTCGACCACGCCGAGTGCGCCGCCATCCTCAAATGCTCCCCCCGCGCCATCGAAGGCCGCCTCTACCGCGCCCGCCAGCAACTCTCCGCCTGGTGGGACCGCGAGCCCTGA
- a CDS encoding glycoside hydrolase family 43 protein, with amino-acid sequence MTLRPRILLLLSFIPSLTHAAEPPFTGTNPIPYTYQSQGAEHREVRDPCIIREGDAWYLIHTMWPFANREPDRMNLPDNGSSPGIALYRSTDLKDWKFQSWLVRSADLPDDCPYKHRFWAPEIHKLNGKFYLIFTADNWTKKEINPHQEFASAGRAFVGVADHIGGPYQHISLIPDGACDTTLFADTTGKTYAVMPKHDLFIRPIDLTGLTRGEGISWLGPEKKIVTCDPAGTKLDSAPEYLEGPWVEHIGGRYHLFYAEFFRNGKDTSYWTGVASADTPDGPWQRDDRGKVFEAGHIAIFDGPSNSKWVSYRIENRDHDRGLLAIDPVTITPQGQVQVEITAGKR; translated from the coding sequence ATGACGCTTCGCCCACGGATCCTTCTTCTCCTCTCCTTCATCCCATCGCTCACCCACGCTGCCGAGCCACCCTTCACCGGCACCAACCCCATCCCCTACACCTACCAATCGCAGGGAGCCGAGCACCGCGAAGTCCGTGACCCCTGCATCATCCGCGAGGGCGATGCCTGGTATCTCATCCACACCATGTGGCCCTTCGCCAATCGCGAACCCGACCGCATGAACCTCCCCGACAACGGCTCCTCGCCCGGCATCGCCCTCTACCGCTCCACCGATCTCAAGGACTGGAAATTCCAATCCTGGCTCGTCCGCTCCGCCGATCTCCCCGACGACTGCCCCTACAAGCACCGCTTCTGGGCCCCCGAGATCCACAAGCTGAATGGCAAGTTCTACCTCATCTTCACCGCCGACAACTGGACCAAGAAGGAGATCAATCCCCACCAGGAATTCGCCAGCGCCGGCCGGGCCTTCGTCGGCGTCGCCGATCACATCGGCGGCCCCTATCAGCACATCTCCCTCATCCCCGACGGCGCCTGCGATACCACCCTCTTCGCCGACACCACCGGCAAGACCTACGCCGTCATGCCAAAGCACGATCTCTTCATCCGCCCCATCGACCTCACCGGCCTCACCCGCGGCGAAGGCATCAGCTGGCTCGGCCCCGAGAAGAAAATCGTCACCTGCGACCCCGCCGGCACCAAGCTCGACTCCGCCCCCGAATACCTCGAAGGCCCCTGGGTCGAGCACATCGGCGGCCGCTATCACCTCTTCTACGCCGAGTTCTTCCGGAACGGAAAGGACACCAGCTACTGGACCGGCGTCGCCTCCGCCGACACCCCCGACGGCCCCTGGCAACGCGACGACCGCGGCAAGGTCTTCGAAGCCGGCCACATCGCCATCTTCGACGGCCCCTCTAACAGTAAATGGGTCTCCTACCGCATCGAAAACCGCGACCACGACCGCGGCCTCCTCGCCATCGACCCCGTCACCATCACCCCCCAAGGCCAAGTCCAAGTGGAGATCACCGCCGGCAAACGCTGA
- a CDS encoding TonB-dependent receptor, with product MIPSHPLLRHSLAALSLLTAAASAQDVLEPLLVTGKAENLLGEADSASKGQSDREELLDRPYLRRGELLEVVPGMIVTQHAGGGKANQYFVRGYNLDHGTDFGIFVDGMPANYRSHGHGQGYADMNFLIPEFVQRLDYEKGPFDSRMGDLTTAGSAEFSLVNSLDRGFASFAFGEDEYLRAVFGDSVKAGIGTLTFGGEATYYNGPWLLEENAHRFNGLLRWHTGDDDNFLNFTLLGYQAEWTSSDQIPERAILSGQIDRFGYLDPTNGGQSQRYSLSMNWGHLANDVRWRGNAYVGYYDLDLYSNFTYFLDDPVNGDQFRQSDQRIFFGGEVSATLENRSLFGAPTDYTFGFQTRNDVIWDLELARTKARADVNPIRSDDVITGSYSVFAMAKTKWNDGFRTEAGVRADAFYFDVDSDNPANSGNEWDAIAVPKLNLIFGPWHDTEYYLNLGGGFHSNDARGVFTRIDPNDGVTPVMPVDPLVHTWGSELGVRHQWGDCLTTTAALWYLYSESELIYVGDAGNVEAGPSTDRYGLELTGYWRPNSWFSLDAEIALSKGRYTDTSAGPWVENQVPLVIASGITVGEKLGPYGALRVRYFSERPLTANKGVQSEDSLQVNLRTGYRLENWDFAIDVLNLLDRKDNDIEYYYTSRLPGEPAAGIDDVHLHPTEPRTIRASVTYYW from the coding sequence GTGATCCCCTCTCATCCACTGCTCCGCCACTCCCTCGCCGCCCTCTCTCTCCTCACCGCAGCAGCCTCCGCCCAAGACGTCCTCGAACCCCTCCTCGTCACCGGCAAAGCCGAAAACCTCCTCGGTGAAGCCGACTCCGCCTCGAAAGGCCAGTCCGACCGCGAGGAGCTGTTAGATCGCCCGTACTTGCGCCGCGGCGAACTCCTCGAAGTCGTTCCCGGCATGATCGTCACCCAGCACGCCGGCGGTGGTAAGGCGAACCAGTACTTCGTCCGCGGCTACAATCTCGACCACGGCACCGACTTCGGGATCTTCGTCGACGGCATGCCCGCGAATTACCGCTCCCACGGCCATGGCCAGGGCTACGCGGACATGAATTTCCTCATCCCCGAGTTCGTCCAGCGCCTCGATTACGAGAAAGGCCCCTTCGACTCGCGCATGGGCGACCTCACCACCGCCGGCTCCGCCGAGTTCTCCCTCGTGAATTCCCTCGACCGCGGTTTCGCCAGCTTCGCCTTCGGGGAGGACGAGTATCTCCGCGCCGTCTTCGGCGACTCCGTGAAAGCAGGCATCGGCACCCTCACCTTCGGCGGCGAGGCGACCTACTACAATGGCCCCTGGCTGCTGGAGGAAAACGCCCACCGCTTCAATGGCCTGCTCCGCTGGCACACCGGCGACGATGACAACTTCCTCAACTTCACCCTGCTCGGCTACCAGGCCGAGTGGACCTCCAGCGACCAGATCCCCGAGCGCGCCATCCTCAGCGGTCAGATCGACCGCTTCGGCTACCTCGATCCCACCAATGGCGGCCAGTCGCAGCGCTACTCGCTCTCCATGAATTGGGGCCACCTCGCCAATGATGTCCGTTGGCGCGGCAATGCCTACGTCGGCTACTACGACCTCGATCTCTACTCGAACTTCACCTACTTCCTCGATGACCCGGTGAATGGCGACCAGTTCCGCCAGTCCGACCAACGCATCTTCTTCGGCGGCGAAGTCTCCGCCACGCTCGAGAACCGCAGCCTCTTCGGCGCACCCACCGATTACACCTTCGGCTTCCAGACCCGGAATGATGTCATCTGGGATCTCGAACTCGCCCGCACCAAGGCTCGCGCCGATGTAAATCCCATCCGCTCGGATGACGTCATCACCGGCAGCTACTCCGTCTTCGCCATGGCCAAGACCAAGTGGAACGATGGATTCCGCACCGAAGCCGGCGTCCGCGCGGATGCCTTCTACTTCGATGTCGATAGCGACAATCCCGCCAACAGCGGCAACGAATGGGACGCCATCGCCGTGCCAAAGCTGAACCTCATCTTCGGCCCCTGGCATGACACCGAGTACTACCTGAACCTCGGCGGCGGCTTCCACAGCAATGACGCCCGCGGCGTCTTCACCCGCATCGATCCGAATGACGGCGTTACTCCCGTCATGCCCGTCGATCCACTCGTCCACACCTGGGGCTCCGAGCTCGGCGTCCGCCACCAGTGGGGCGATTGCCTCACCACCACCGCTGCACTCTGGTATCTCTACAGCGAGTCCGAGCTGATCTACGTGGGCGACGCCGGCAATGTCGAAGCCGGCCCCTCCACCGATCGCTACGGCCTTGAGCTCACCGGTTACTGGCGCCCGAACAGTTGGTTCTCGCTTGATGCCGAGATCGCACTTTCAAAAGGCCGCTACACCGACACCTCCGCCGGCCCATGGGTGGAGAACCAAGTCCCTCTCGTCATCGCAAGCGGCATCACCGTCGGCGAAAAACTCGGCCCCTATGGTGCCCTGCGCGTCCGCTATTTCTCCGAGCGCCCTCTAACAGCCAACAAGGGCGTCCAGTCCGAGGACTCGCTGCAGGTGAACCTCCGCACCGGCTACCGCCTGGAGAATTGGGACTTCGCCATCGATGTCCTCAACCTCCTCGACCGCAAGGACAACGACATCGAATACTACTACACCTCCCGCCTTCCCGGCGAACCCGCCGCAGGCATCGATGACGTCCACCTCCACCCCACCGAGCCCCGCACCATCCGCGCCTCGGTCACCTATTACTGGTAG
- the gatC gene encoding Asp-tRNA(Asn)/Glu-tRNA(Gln) amidotransferase subunit GatC: protein MASEHIKVSHVAGLARLELTDAECAVFQTQLDAILGHAESLAALDVTGIEPTSYPAPVYDVMREDEPRPSIPPEAVLANAPDQAQGQIRVPKVIADA, encoded by the coding sequence ATGGCCTCCGAGCACATTAAAGTTAGCCATGTCGCCGGCCTCGCCCGGCTCGAATTGACCGATGCCGAATGCGCCGTCTTCCAGACGCAGCTCGATGCCATCCTCGGCCACGCCGAATCCCTCGCCGCCCTCGACGTCACCGGCATCGAGCCCACCTCCTACCCCGCGCCCGTCTACGACGTCATGCGCGAAGACGAGCCCCGCCCCAGCATCCCGCCCGAAGCCGTCCTCGCCAACGCCCCCGACCAGGCCCAAGGCCAAATCCGCGTCCCCAAAGTCATCGCCGACGCCTGA
- a CDS encoding 3-keto-disaccharide hydrolase, which produces MIRLGFRVRVLAALFVSLCGACSAFAEEEWQTLFNGKDLTGWRGNVMPEAFSVVDGAIRVHAPKESAHLFYVGDLKEGFVRFKNFEFEATCRGEAGANSGIFIHTDMTTRDAALHLAKGYEVQLNSSEKEKRKTGSLYAVVDLDKSPVDESQWFKVRIVVKDSRITVFLNDKQVVDYTEPADVKRPPERAGRLLDKKDGGGIALQAHDPASVFYFKDVRVRRLP; this is translated from the coding sequence ATGATACGACTGGGATTCCGCGTGCGGGTTTTGGCTGCGCTGTTCGTTTCGCTTTGTGGTGCTTGTTCCGCGTTCGCGGAGGAGGAGTGGCAGACGCTTTTCAATGGGAAGGATCTGACGGGGTGGCGGGGGAATGTGATGCCGGAGGCGTTCTCGGTGGTGGATGGGGCGATCCGGGTGCATGCGCCGAAGGAGAGTGCGCATCTTTTCTATGTGGGGGATTTGAAGGAGGGGTTTGTGCGATTTAAGAACTTCGAGTTCGAGGCGACGTGCCGTGGGGAGGCGGGGGCGAATTCGGGGATCTTCATTCACACGGACATGACGACGCGGGATGCGGCGTTGCACCTGGCGAAGGGGTATGAGGTGCAGCTGAATTCGTCCGAGAAGGAGAAGCGGAAGACGGGGAGCCTTTATGCGGTGGTGGATCTGGACAAATCGCCGGTGGATGAGAGCCAGTGGTTCAAGGTGAGGATCGTGGTGAAGGATTCGCGGATCACGGTGTTTTTGAACGACAAGCAGGTGGTGGATTACACGGAGCCGGCGGATGTGAAGCGGCCGCCGGAGCGGGCGGGGAGGTTGTTAGATAAGAAGGATGGGGGCGGGATCGCGCTGCAGGCGCATGACCCGGCGAGTGTGTTTTATTTCAAGGATGTAAGGGTGAGGAGGTTGCCTTGA
- the gatA gene encoding Asp-tRNA(Asn)/Glu-tRNA(Gln) amidotransferase subunit GatA, with translation MSLATATISALRKQLVAREITPVDIIDALAATISAKNEDIGAYLATNLDDARAQAATADLTRPLGGIPIAIKDNINVLGEQCTCGSKFLAKGYTAPYDAHVTGLLRDSGAILFGRTNMDEFAMGSATENSALQVTRNPHDLSRIPGGSSGGSAAAVAADLAIAALGSDTGGSIRQPASHCGIVGLKPSYGRVSRYGLVAFASSLDQIGPMTKSVEDAALLLQAIAGPDHRDSTCLNLPVPDYTADLHKGVAGMKLGIPKEYFGEGIHPEVRARVEASVKRLEAAGAEIVEISLPHTEHAVATYYIIAPAEASSNLSRFDGIRYGQRAAAPADLLDLYKRSREEGFGPEVKRRIILGTYVLSSGYYDAYYTRAQKVRTLIRRDFENAFQHVDAILTPVAPAPARKIGEFADDPLHEYLSDICTLGPNLAGLCAISVPAGTVASDTGTQLPVGLQILAPHMAESTLLRVAKAAEL, from the coding sequence ATGTCCCTCGCCACGGCCACCATCTCCGCCCTTCGCAAGCAGCTCGTCGCCCGCGAAATCACCCCCGTCGACATCATCGACGCCCTAGCCGCCACCATCTCCGCCAAAAACGAAGACATCGGCGCCTACCTCGCCACCAATCTCGACGACGCCCGCGCCCAGGCCGCCACCGCCGACCTCACCCGGCCCCTCGGCGGCATCCCCATCGCCATCAAGGACAACATCAACGTCCTCGGCGAACAATGCACCTGCGGCTCCAAGTTCCTCGCGAAAGGCTACACCGCCCCCTACGACGCCCACGTCACCGGCCTCCTCCGCGACTCCGGCGCCATCCTCTTCGGCCGGACCAATATGGACGAGTTCGCCATGGGCTCCGCCACCGAAAACTCAGCGCTGCAGGTCACCCGGAATCCCCACGACCTCTCCCGCATCCCCGGTGGCTCCTCCGGTGGCTCCGCCGCCGCCGTCGCCGCAGATCTCGCCATCGCCGCCCTCGGCTCGGACACCGGCGGCTCCATCCGCCAGCCCGCCTCCCACTGCGGCATCGTCGGCCTGAAGCCCTCCTACGGCCGCGTCTCCCGCTACGGACTCGTCGCCTTCGCCTCCTCCCTCGACCAGATCGGCCCCATGACCAAGTCCGTCGAGGACGCCGCCCTGCTCCTCCAGGCCATCGCCGGCCCCGACCACCGCGACTCCACCTGCCTGAATCTCCCCGTCCCTGACTACACCGCCGACCTCCACAAGGGCGTCGCCGGCATGAAACTCGGCATCCCGAAGGAATACTTCGGCGAGGGCATCCACCCCGAAGTCCGCGCCCGCGTCGAAGCCTCCGTGAAGCGCCTCGAAGCCGCCGGTGCCGAGATCGTCGAAATCTCCCTCCCCCACACCGAGCACGCCGTCGCCACCTACTACATCATCGCCCCCGCCGAGGCCTCGTCGAATCTCTCCCGCTTCGATGGCATCCGCTACGGCCAGCGCGCCGCCGCCCCTGCCGACCTCCTCGATCTCTACAAGCGCTCCCGCGAAGAAGGCTTCGGCCCCGAAGTGAAGCGCCGCATCATCCTCGGCACCTACGTCCTCTCCTCCGGCTACTACGACGCCTACTACACCCGCGCCCAAAAAGTCCGCACCCTCATCCGCCGCGACTTCGAAAACGCCTTCCAGCACGTCGACGCCATCCTCACCCCCGTAGCCCCGGCCCCCGCCCGGAAGATCGGCGAATTCGCCGACGATCCCCTCCACGAGTACCTCTCCGACATCTGCACCCTCGGCCCGAATCTCGCCGGCCTCTGCGCCATCTCCGTCCCCGCCGGCACCGTGGCGTCGGACACCGGCACCCAACTCCCCGTCGGCCTCCAAATCCTCGCCCCCCACATGGCCGAATCCACCCTCCTCCGCGTCGCCAAAGCCGCTGAACTCTAA
- the rplI gene encoding 50S ribosomal protein L9 → MANAQVILKEKIEGLGAEADVVKVRAGYARNFLIPQGKAYEATRANLRHVENLKAARAQREAVELEGAKELANKISKLRPKFTLELGQGGKAFGSVTSLDIHKELEAAGIKIDRHAIELEKPIKKSGKSDVVVRVHPEVTTILTINVEANGEEEAEG, encoded by the coding sequence ATGGCCAACGCTCAAGTCATTCTCAAAGAAAAAATCGAAGGTCTCGGTGCCGAGGCTGATGTCGTCAAGGTGCGTGCCGGTTACGCCCGTAACTTCCTGATCCCTCAGGGCAAGGCCTACGAAGCAACCCGCGCCAACCTCCGCCACGTCGAGAACCTCAAGGCCGCCCGCGCCCAGCGCGAAGCCGTCGAGCTCGAAGGTGCCAAGGAACTCGCCAACAAGATCTCCAAGCTCCGTCCCAAGTTCACCCTCGAACTCGGTCAGGGCGGCAAGGCCTTCGGCTCCGTCACCTCCCTCGACATCCACAAGGAACTCGAAGCCGCTGGCATCAAGATCGATCGCCACGCCATCGAGCTCGAAAAGCCGATCAAGAAGTCCGGCAAGTCCGACGTCGTCGTCCGCGTCCACCCGGAAGTCACCACCATCCTCACCATCAACGTCGAAGCAAACGGCGAAGAGGAAGCGGAAGGCTGA
- a CDS encoding periplasmic heavy metal sensor, with product MTPGAQRLALSLATVVLAGLTAWLVTLSAQRDAAIRARAAKDFHHWMHEQLALTDAQHEALNPIEQAYQQEKEQLQKEITAAGGELAAAVRAGKSGSPEIEAALTRLNSAQARLQHATLAHFFAMKEHLDPAQSEKLLQWTHDSILAQ from the coding sequence ATGACCCCCGGCGCACAGAGGCTCGCACTCTCGCTGGCCACCGTGGTGCTCGCAGGCCTGACCGCCTGGCTGGTCACACTCTCCGCCCAACGCGATGCCGCGATCCGTGCCCGCGCCGCGAAGGATTTCCACCACTGGATGCACGAGCAACTCGCCCTAACAGATGCCCAGCACGAGGCCCTCAACCCCATCGAGCAGGCCTACCAGCAGGAAAAGGAGCAGCTGCAAAAGGAGATCACCGCCGCCGGTGGCGAACTGGCAGCCGCAGTGCGCGCCGGCAAATCCGGTTCCCCCGAAATCGAAGCCGCCCTTACCCGCCTCAACAGCGCCCAAGCCCGCCTCCAACACGCGACGCTCGCTCACTTTTTCGCCATGAAGGAACACTTGGACCCCGCGCAGTCCGAGAAACTCTTGCAGTGGACTCATGATAGCATCCTCGCTCAATAG